The following proteins come from a genomic window of Finegoldia magna ATCC 29328:
- a CDS encoding cyclic-di-AMP receptor: MKLVVAIVQDQDVYNLNADLTEAGFRITKLASTGGFLKTGNSTLLIGTEDENVDKCLEIIENDCKSRETTTSMLSVSMPGTNYISYPVEVMVGGATVFLLEVDKYLRF; encoded by the coding sequence ATGAAACTAGTTGTTGCAATTGTTCAAGATCAAGATGTTTATAATTTAAATGCAGACCTTACTGAAGCTGGTTTTAGAATTACAAAGTTGGCTTCAACTGGCGGATTTTTGAAAACTGGAAACAGTACTTTATTGATTGGTACTGAAGATGAAAATGTAGATAAATGTTTGGAAATTATTGAAAATGATTGCAAATCAAGAGAAACTACAACATCTATGCTTTCTGTAAGTATGCCAGGAACGAACTACATATCATATCCTGTAGAGGTTATGGTAGGTGGCGCTACTGTGTTTTTATTAGAAGTAGATAAGTATTTAAGATTTTAG
- the tmk gene encoding dTMP kinase, giving the protein MFITFEGPDGSGKSTIIQKVYDYLIENNYDVIKTREPGGSPIAEKIRNLILDTENIKMGYRTEALLYAASRAQHVEETILPALNENKIVLCDRFLISSLAYQGVGRGLGIENVRNINEFAINGVFPDFVLFFDVDPITTLKRKSSLDTADRLEKEGNNFHERVYNGYKEILNSEKNIEIIDATQSVEDVFSQCIEVLKRRNVL; this is encoded by the coding sequence ATGTTTATTACTTTTGAAGGTCCGGATGGCAGTGGGAAATCAACTATAATTCAAAAAGTTTACGATTATTTAATTGAAAATAATTATGATGTTATCAAAACTAGAGAACCTGGCGGAAGTCCCATTGCTGAAAAGATCAGAAATTTGATACTTGATACTGAAAATATCAAAATGGGTTATAGAACAGAAGCTTTGTTATATGCAGCTTCTAGAGCTCAACATGTTGAAGAAACAATTCTTCCTGCATTAAATGAAAACAAAATTGTTTTGTGCGATAGATTTCTTATTTCCTCTCTTGCTTATCAAGGAGTAGGAAGAGGCTTGGGAATTGAAAATGTTAGAAATATCAACGAATTTGCCATAAATGGAGTTTTTCCTGATTTCGTTTTGTTTTTCGATGTTGATCCAATTACTACTTTGAAAAGAAAATCGTCTTTGGATACAGCAGATAGACTCGAAAAAGAGGGTAATAATTTCCATGAAAGGGTATATAATGGATATAAAGAGATTTTAAATTCTGAAAAGAATATAGAAATTATTGATGCAACTCAATCTGTAGAAGATGTATTTAGTCAATGTATAGAAGTTTTAAAAAGGAGAAATGTTTTATGA
- a CDS encoding 50S ribosomal protein L25: MTNYKLDMQKRDKVGSNAVRKLRVKELIPGVIYGKDFEPINVTVDEKELRKVHLMAGTSSLIDVKVDGEEHTVIIKDVQKHPFKNHYVHVDFKEIKMGEVANFTIPVVLEGRDEIRLQPSVLMQLLDEVEIECLPKNLPNEAAVSVIDMQYGDTFEVKDLDVFKNPDIKVLNDETEAVCSLSEPKEEVIEEDVEEVSADVPTVSETEEEDAE, translated from the coding sequence ATGACTAACTATAAATTAGATATGCAAAAAAGAGATAAAGTTGGCTCAAATGCAGTTAGAAAATTAAGAGTAAAAGAATTAATTCCAGGAGTTATTTACGGAAAAGATTTTGAACCAATCAACGTGACAGTTGATGAAAAAGAATTAAGAAAAGTTCACCTAATGGCTGGTACTTCAAGCTTAATCGATGTTAAGGTTGACGGTGAAGAACACACAGTAATTATTAAAGATGTTCAAAAACACCCATTCAAAAATCATTATGTACATGTTGATTTTAAAGAAATTAAAATGGGCGAAGTTGCAAACTTCACAATTCCAGTTGTATTAGAAGGAAGAGACGAAATCAGACTTCAACCTTCAGTTTTAATGCAATTATTAGACGAAGTTGAAATCGAATGTTTACCTAAGAACTTACCAAACGAAGCAGCTGTATCAGTTATCGATATGCAATATGGTGACACTTTCGAAGTAAAAGATTTGGATGTATTCAAAAACCCTGATATTAAAGTTCTTAACGATGAAACAGAAGCAGTATGCTCATTATCTGAACCAAAAGAAGAAGTAATTGAAGAAGATGTTGAAGAAGTATCTGCAGATGTTCCAACAGTTAGTGAAACTGAAGAAGAAGACGCAGAATAA
- a CDS encoding pro-sigmaK processing inhibitor BofA family protein, with amino-acid sequence MSLATIIIVLVSVAILALFFKISFKLGMHALSGFVGIFILNIFLSFFNLHIPYNLIDMLIAGIFGIPGLAILFLYYIIL; translated from the coding sequence ATGAGTTTAGCTACAATTATTATTGTATTAGTTAGCGTTGCAATTTTGGCATTGTTTTTTAAAATATCATTTAAATTAGGTATGCATGCACTTTCTGGCTTTGTTGGAATTTTTATTTTAAATATATTTTTGAGTTTTTTTAATCTTCATATTCCATACAATTTAATCGATATGTTAATAGCAGGAATTTTTGGAATCCCTGGATTGGCTATTCTGTTTTTATATTATATTATCCTTTAA
- the tpx gene encoding thiol peroxidase, with the protein MDKRQETTFANNPVTLLGTKVKVGDKAQDFTCLNAELKPVKLSDYDGKKKLISVVPSIDTGVCEFQTKEFNKKASEFDNTIIFTISCDLPFAQSRFCAAEGIDNLIVLSDHKDLDFGLKYGFVMEEFRLLNRGIVILDENNEVKYVEYVKENTNHPDYDKAIEALKSL; encoded by the coding sequence ATGGACAAAAGACAAGAAACAACATTTGCAAACAACCCTGTAACATTATTAGGAACTAAAGTAAAAGTAGGAGATAAAGCTCAAGATTTCACTTGCTTAAACGCAGAATTAAAACCAGTAAAATTATCTGATTATGACGGAAAGAAAAAATTAATTTCTGTAGTACCATCAATCGATACTGGCGTTTGCGAATTCCAAACAAAAGAATTCAACAAAAAAGCTAGTGAATTTGACAACACAATTATATTTACAATTAGTTGTGATTTGCCATTTGCACAATCAAGATTCTGTGCAGCTGAAGGAATCGACAATCTAATAGTCCTAAGCGATCACAAAGATTTAGATTTCGGTTTGAAATACGGTTTCGTTATGGAAGAATTCCGTCTTCTTAACAGAGGTATCGTAATTTTAGATGAAAACAACGAAGTTAAATACGTTGAATATGTAAAAGAAAATACAAATCATCCTGATTACGACAAAGCTATAGAAGCCTTAAAATCACTTTAA
- a CDS encoding heavy metal translocating P-type ATPase gives MRASIAHRIKGRCRFVYEDNLKKENLNKLKYCIEEVSGVKSCKISLLTNSITVSYDEACVSKLAKFILDLDMDTIENTSIDNVDFQAQSENDLFNILRNAMYRRIFFKYMLPAPIGTVALFFRAYPFIKNGIKSLLNRKLNVELLDATAISVSLATRQFADAANIMFLLGLGEEIEDYTMKKSQENLAHSLALNIDNVFVIENDEKIIKNIKDVEIGDIVEVEMGNSIPVDGKVIKGVAMVNESSFTGESNPVKKTSGSVVFAGTAIEEGSILIETAKKHDDSRLSHIISLISESEKNKSLAQKKAENTADSLVKYSFIGAALTYLFTRNLQKAKSFLMVDFSCALKLTIPIAVMKAISQASEEKILVKGGKYLENLSEANTIVFDKTGTLTKSEPRVAKVIALDKISEDECLRIAACLEEHFPHSIAKAVVEHAKLKNLKHEEMHSKPEYIVAHGIRTKIVDKDALIGSEHFILDDEGIKINDETKQIIDKLKEDYSLLYLAFAGRLIAVICIEDPLRDEAFDVVKSLRDLSFTNITMLTGDAENSAHSVASQLDLDYYQSQVLPEDKQNYILQEKEKGNKVVMIGDGINDSVALSSADVGISMHQGADIAKEISDISIGSDSLDGLVDVVKLSKAMKKRIDSDYRHIVGFNSTLIILGVMGILTNTSSALLHNLSTVMIAGRNMKKYKI, from the coding sequence ATGAGAGCGTCAATAGCCCACAGAATAAAGGGCAGATGCCGTTTTGTTTATGAGGATAATTTAAAAAAAGAAAATCTAAATAAACTTAAATATTGTATAGAAGAAGTTAGTGGAGTGAAATCATGTAAGATTTCACTTCTTACTAATTCTATTACAGTTAGTTACGATGAGGCTTGTGTTTCAAAATTGGCGAAGTTTATTCTTGATTTAGATATGGATACAATTGAGAATACATCAATAGATAATGTGGATTTTCAAGCACAATCAGAAAATGATTTGTTTAATATTCTGAGAAATGCGATGTATCGAAGAATCTTTTTCAAATATATGCTTCCTGCTCCAATCGGAACAGTTGCATTGTTCTTTAGAGCTTATCCGTTTATAAAAAATGGAATTAAATCTTTGCTCAACAGAAAACTAAATGTTGAATTGTTAGATGCAACAGCTATTTCAGTATCTCTTGCAACAAGACAATTTGCAGATGCTGCGAATATTATGTTCTTGTTGGGATTAGGTGAAGAAATAGAAGATTATACAATGAAAAAATCCCAAGAAAACTTGGCGCATTCTTTGGCATTGAATATCGATAATGTATTTGTCATTGAAAATGACGAAAAAATCATAAAAAATATTAAAGATGTCGAAATTGGAGATATTGTCGAAGTTGAAATGGGTAATAGCATTCCTGTTGATGGAAAAGTCATCAAGGGTGTTGCCATGGTTAACGAATCTTCATTCACTGGAGAATCAAATCCTGTCAAGAAAACGTCGGGTAGTGTTGTATTTGCTGGAACTGCAATTGAAGAAGGTTCTATTCTAATCGAAACGGCGAAAAAACACGATGATTCAAGATTATCTCATATTATCAGTTTGATTTCAGAAAGTGAAAAGAACAAGTCACTCGCTCAAAAGAAAGCTGAGAACACGGCTGATAGTCTTGTGAAGTATTCATTTATAGGCGCAGCACTGACTTATTTGTTCACAAGAAATCTTCAAAAAGCTAAGTCGTTCTTAATGGTAGACTTCTCATGTGCATTAAAATTAACTATTCCAATTGCCGTAATGAAGGCGATTAGTCAAGCATCTGAAGAAAAAATCCTTGTAAAGGGCGGAAAATATTTGGAAAACTTGTCTGAAGCAAATACGATTGTGTTTGACAAAACTGGTACGTTGACAAAATCTGAGCCAAGAGTAGCAAAAGTAATAGCTCTCGATAAAATTTCGGAAGATGAGTGTTTAAGAATAGCGGCTTGTCTTGAAGAACATTTCCCACACTCAATCGCTAAAGCTGTGGTTGAACATGCAAAGCTTAAAAATTTGAAGCACGAAGAAATGCACTCTAAACCAGAGTACATTGTTGCTCATGGAATCAGAACTAAGATTGTTGACAAGGATGCCTTGATTGGATCTGAACATTTCATTCTTGATGATGAAGGAATAAAAATTAATGATGAAACAAAACAAATTATAGATAAATTAAAAGAAGATTATTCTCTATTGTACTTGGCGTTTGCCGGAAGATTAATTGCTGTAATTTGTATTGAAGATCCTCTAAGAGATGAAGCTTTTGATGTTGTAAAATCATTGAGGGATTTGTCATTTACAAACATCACAATGTTGACTGGAGATGCAGAAAATTCTGCTCACAGTGTTGCTTCACAATTGGATTTGGATTATTATCAATCACAAGTTTTACCTGAAGATAAGCAAAACTATATTTTGCAAGAAAAAGAAAAGGGCAATAAGGTTGTAATGATTGGCGATGGTATTAACGATTCTGTTGCATTATCTAGCGCAGATGTGGGAATTTCAATGCATCAAGGAGCAGATATTGCGAAGGAAATCTCGGATATTTCGATAGGATCAGACAGCTTAGATGGACTTGTTGATGTTGTGAAATTATCAAAAGCAATGAAAAAAAGAATTGATTCTGATTACAGACACATTGTAGGATTTAATTCAACTTTGATAATACTTGGTGTTATGGGAATATTGACCAATACTTCATCAGCACTTCTTCACAATTTATCAACGGTTATGATTGCTGGTAGAAATATGAAAAAGTACAAAATCTAA
- a CDS encoding DUF6110 family protein: MINKKIISIGAGIIAGAIGGKVLNSKLAKKAAVSTVVGGLKVKESIDKTVENIRVSAEDVIAEAKDVKEREEKEEAKKNDEKDIEKVAEEQEEKTEEKVEDKKEEENK, encoded by the coding sequence ATGATAAACAAAAAAATAATTAGCATAGGTGCAGGAATAATAGCAGGAGCTATTGGTGGAAAAGTTTTAAATTCAAAGCTAGCTAAAAAAGCTGCTGTTAGTACAGTTGTTGGAGGATTAAAAGTTAAAGAATCTATCGATAAAACTGTTGAAAATATTAGAGTTTCTGCAGAGGATGTTATTGCAGAAGCAAAAGATGTAAAAGAAAGAGAAGAAAAAGAAGAAGCCAAGAAAAACGATGAAAAAGACATCGAAAAAGTAGCTGAAGAACAAGAAGAAAAAACTGAAGAAAAAGTTGAAGATAAAAAAGAGGAAGAAAATAAATAA
- the trxA gene encoding thioredoxin gives MIYLNNENFDEEVIQSKGKILVDFYADWCGPCQGLAPIIEEIDAENKDENIKICKLNVDGAQEISRKYKVMSIPTILVFEDGEIIKSTVGMVEKEYILDMLK, from the coding sequence ATGATTTATTTAAACAATGAAAACTTTGATGAAGAAGTAATCCAATCAAAAGGCAAAATTCTAGTAGATTTCTATGCAGACTGGTGTGGACCATGCCAAGGACTAGCTCCAATAATTGAAGAAATCGATGCGGAAAACAAAGATGAAAACATCAAAATTTGTAAATTAAATGTAGATGGAGCACAAGAAATTTCAAGAAAATACAAAGTAATGAGTATTCCTACAATCTTAGTATTTGAAGATGGAGAAATCATAAAATCTACTGTAGGTATGGTTGAAAAAGAATATATCTTGGATATGTTAAAATAA
- a CDS encoding D-alanyl-D-alanine carboxypeptidase family protein: protein MADNRRKSSYSDINKKYDFSSERVSESEMRRRKKNAEKNRREMRRQRNSYNHEQDMGKTIVLTPEMVEMERKRIARQKRLARKKKLRRRRIISAVVAIVLIFLIVFAIKKVANKNGAKQKPQTSITNQTPVKPQPVVQSLVKFSKTNKMTNLYEKAEKVSTVLEQIPNNSYVKYYSDQGDFSYVVYNGKKGYILKSDLSDIENKNQFKVIKGVLIVNSDYTLPSDYDPGIDEDARKSFTLMVSDANKDNIILRSVSDYRSFEQQSKLEDVEDVKFVKAGTSEHQTGLAYDLIGEDYTLKYKLDFAKSKEYKWLMDNAYKYGFILRYPEGKKDITGVSFAPWQFRYVGIDLAKILHDQKLTLEEYLKVADENVSNLDNNKDNSDNQNNEDKESSNSEENSDRNSDNENSNKNRDNSDNENSNKKRNNKNSEDDRQNNDQNDRNSDNNDSNN from the coding sequence ATGGCTGACAATAGAAGAAAATCAAGTTACAGTGATATTAATAAAAAATACGATTTTTCAAGCGAAAGGGTTTCTGAAAGCGAAATGAGGCGCAGAAAGAAAAACGCTGAAAAAAATCGTAGAGAAATGAGACGACAAAGAAATAGTTACAATCATGAACAAGATATGGGAAAAACAATAGTTCTAACTCCTGAAATGGTTGAAATGGAAAGAAAAAGAATTGCTAGACAGAAACGATTAGCAAGAAAGAAAAAATTGAGAAGAAGAAGAATTATATCTGCAGTCGTAGCTATAGTTTTGATATTTTTAATTGTTTTTGCGATTAAGAAGGTGGCAAACAAAAATGGCGCCAAACAAAAACCTCAAACATCAATTACTAATCAAACTCCAGTTAAACCACAACCTGTTGTTCAGTCTTTAGTTAAGTTCTCAAAGACAAACAAAATGACTAATTTGTACGAAAAGGCAGAAAAAGTATCTACTGTGCTTGAACAAATTCCTAACAATTCTTATGTAAAATACTATTCAGACCAAGGTGATTTCTCATACGTTGTATATAATGGCAAAAAAGGATACATTTTAAAATCTGATTTGTCTGATATAGAAAATAAAAATCAATTCAAAGTAATCAAAGGAGTATTGATTGTTAATAGTGATTACACTTTACCATCTGATTACGATCCAGGAATCGATGAAGATGCTCGTAAATCATTTACATTAATGGTTAGTGATGCTAACAAAGACAACATAATTTTAAGAAGTGTTAGCGATTATAGATCATTTGAGCAACAATCTAAGTTAGAAGATGTAGAAGATGTAAAATTTGTAAAAGCTGGTACTTCTGAACATCAAACAGGCCTTGCTTATGACTTGATAGGAGAAGACTACACATTAAAATACAAATTAGATTTTGCAAAATCTAAAGAATACAAATGGTTGATGGACAATGCTTATAAATATGGTTTCATTTTGAGATATCCTGAAGGAAAGAAAGACATAACAGGAGTAAGCTTTGCACCATGGCAGTTCAGATATGTTGGAATTGATTTAGCAAAAATTCTTCATGATCAAAAATTAACTTTGGAAGAATATCTTAAAGTTGCAGATGAAAATGTATCTAACCTAGACAATAATAAGGACAATAGCGATAATCAAAATAACGAAGATAAAGAATCTTCTAATTCCGAGGAAAATTCTGACAGAAATTCAGATAATGAAAACTCGAATAAGAATCGAGATAATTCAGATAACGAAAATTCTAATAAAAAGAGAAACAATAAAAATTCTGAAGATGATCGACAAAACAACGATCAAAACGACAGAAATAGTGACAATAATGATAGCAATAATTAG
- a CDS encoding polysaccharide biosynthesis protein — MNKYRNIVLAILDAIIINISYIVGLLLRFDGQVPPRYMSYYLKYAAIVTIIQILILFIFKMYKVMWRYATFEDYLKAGVYTAIASVGSSMFLIVVKSTLPRSSFLIALVFEVILIFVVRMFARTQTDKKSTVETKIEGQVNSMVIGAGAAGVLVVREMLKHPEMKSKPVCIIDDDNTKINKSISSVPVVGNTSDIVKKAHEYNVEEIILAIPTIDSDRKKQILNECEKLNAKVKIMPGYYEFIDSKVDLKDLRDVQIEDLLGRDQVVLDKEILNEFLNNKVVMVTGAGGSIGSELCRQILKYKPKKLVMLDIYENTTYDIQNEILRNDPNAPIDVIIESIRNFDRMNALFGIHKPDVVFHAAAHKHVPLMEHSPQAAVLNNVFGTKNIIDCCDIHNVKKFVLISTDKAVNPTSVMGCTKRICELLVQSKNQVSKTEYVAVRFGNVLGSNGSVIPLFKKQIQEGGPVTVTHKDIIRYFMTIPEACQLVMQAGAMAEGGEIFVLDMGDPVKIVDLAKKLIKLSGLELDKDIKIEFTGLRPGEKLYEETLIEANNISKTKYDMIFVEEPVVHDIEKLSNDLVDLKKTTEQNSKLVIVEQLQKIVPNYTPDVEHQ, encoded by the coding sequence ATGAATAAATACAGAAATATAGTATTGGCAATTTTGGATGCTATAATAATTAATATATCGTATATTGTAGGTTTGCTTTTAAGATTTGACGGACAAGTACCGCCGAGATACATGAGTTATTATCTTAAATATGCAGCTATAGTTACAATAATACAAATTTTGATACTTTTTATTTTCAAAATGTATAAAGTAATGTGGAGATATGCAACATTTGAAGATTACTTAAAAGCTGGAGTGTACACTGCTATTGCAAGTGTTGGATCATCAATGTTTTTGATTGTTGTAAAATCAACACTACCAAGATCAAGCTTTCTGATTGCGCTTGTTTTTGAAGTGATTTTGATATTCGTAGTTCGTATGTTTGCAAGAACACAAACTGATAAAAAATCAACTGTCGAAACAAAAATTGAAGGTCAAGTTAACTCAATGGTAATCGGAGCTGGTGCTGCAGGTGTTTTGGTTGTTCGTGAAATGTTAAAACATCCAGAAATGAAATCAAAACCAGTGTGTATAATCGACGATGATAATACTAAAATAAACAAAAGTATTTCATCAGTTCCGGTTGTTGGAAATACAAGTGATATTGTAAAAAAAGCACATGAATATAACGTTGAAGAAATTATACTTGCAATACCAACTATAGATTCAGATCGTAAGAAACAAATTCTTAATGAGTGTGAAAAATTAAATGCCAAGGTTAAAATAATGCCAGGTTATTATGAATTTATAGATTCCAAGGTAGACTTGAAAGATTTGAGAGATGTTCAAATCGAAGACTTGCTTGGACGTGACCAAGTAGTTTTGGACAAGGAAATTCTTAATGAATTTTTGAATAATAAAGTTGTTATGGTTACTGGAGCAGGTGGTTCAATAGGTAGTGAGCTTTGTAGACAGATATTGAAATACAAACCAAAAAAATTGGTAATGCTTGATATTTACGAAAACACTACTTATGATATACAAAATGAAATTTTGAGAAATGATCCTAATGCACCAATTGATGTCATTATCGAATCAATACGAAACTTCGATAGAATGAATGCTTTATTTGGAATTCACAAACCAGATGTAGTATTTCATGCCGCAGCTCACAAGCACGTTCCTTTAATGGAACATTCACCACAAGCAGCAGTATTGAACAACGTATTTGGAACAAAAAATATAATTGATTGTTGTGATATTCATAACGTCAAGAAGTTCGTATTAATATCTACAGATAAGGCTGTGAATCCGACATCTGTAATGGGTTGCACTAAGAGAATTTGTGAGCTATTAGTACAATCCAAAAATCAAGTTTCTAAAACAGAATATGTAGCGGTTAGATTTGGAAATGTACTTGGATCAAATGGTTCGGTTATTCCATTATTCAAAAAACAAATTCAAGAAGGTGGACCGGTTACTGTTACTCATAAAGATATCATAAGATATTTCATGACAATTCCAGAAGCTTGCCAACTTGTTATGCAAGCTGGGGCAATGGCAGAAGGTGGAGAAATATTTGTATTAGATATGGGTGATCCTGTAAAAATCGTAGATTTGGCCAAAAAATTGATAAAATTGTCAGGACTAGAATTAGACAAAGACATCAAGATAGAATTTACAGGACTTAGACCTGGAGAAAAACTTTACGAAGAAACTTTGATTGAAGCTAATAATATAAGTAAGACAAAATATGATATGATATTTGTAGAAGAACCGGTAGTTCACGATATTGAAAAATTATCTAACGACTTAGTTGACTTGAAGAAAACTACTGAACAAAATTCTAAGTTAGTAATTGTTGAGCAATTACAAAAAATCGTACCAAATTATACTCCGGATGTAGAACATCAATAA
- a CDS encoding branched-chain amino acid aminotransferase has product MSLKIEKTKSPKQKYSNSEQLGFGKIFTDHMLIIDYDKENGWHDERIVPYQDICLDPSAMVFHYGQTVFEGMKAYKNNGKVYLFRPQENLKRLNKSNDRLCIPQIDEEKVLEYLYKFVDLERDWIPEDEGCSLYIRPFIIATDAQLGVHVSNEYKFIVIASPSGSYYKNGLSPVSIYVEKDYVRAVRGGMGMAKTGGNYAASMKSQDIAHERGYSQVLWLDGVERKYIEEVGAMNIFFVLKDKVITPMINGSILEGITRKSVIELLRNEGMEVSEERISIDDIVKYYKNGELLEIFGTGTAAVISPVGKLLYDEYEMVVNDGKIGKISLHVYETLTNLQFGKIKDDFNWRVEI; this is encoded by the coding sequence ATGAGTTTAAAAATTGAAAAAACAAAATCACCAAAACAAAAATACTCTAATAGTGAACAATTGGGATTCGGTAAAATATTTACAGATCATATGCTTATAATAGATTACGATAAAGAAAATGGTTGGCATGATGAAAGAATTGTTCCTTACCAAGATATTTGTCTTGACCCATCTGCTATGGTTTTTCATTACGGACAAACTGTTTTTGAAGGGATGAAAGCATATAAAAACAATGGAAAGGTGTATTTGTTTAGGCCACAAGAAAATTTAAAAAGATTAAATAAAAGTAATGACAGATTGTGTATTCCACAAATTGATGAAGAAAAAGTATTGGAATATTTGTACAAATTCGTAGACTTGGAAAGAGATTGGATACCTGAAGATGAAGGTTGTTCATTGTATATCAGACCTTTTATTATTGCAACTGATGCACAATTGGGTGTTCATGTTAGTAATGAATACAAATTTATTGTTATAGCATCTCCAAGTGGATCTTATTATAAAAATGGTTTGAGCCCTGTGAGCATTTATGTAGAAAAAGATTATGTGAGAGCCGTAAGAGGCGGAATGGGTATGGCAAAAACTGGTGGAAATTATGCTGCTAGTATGAAAAGTCAAGACATTGCTCACGAAAGAGGCTACTCACAAGTTTTATGGTTAGACGGAGTTGAGAGAAAATACATCGAAGAAGTTGGTGCGATGAATATTTTCTTTGTGCTAAAAGATAAAGTAATAACTCCAATGATTAATGGAAGTATTTTGGAAGGAATAACTAGAAAATCCGTTATCGAACTTCTTAGAAATGAAGGAATGGAAGTTTCTGAAGAAAGAATTTCAATTGACGATATCGTTAAATATTACAAAAATGGAGAACTTTTAGAAATATTTGGAACAGGTACTGCAGCAGTTATTAGCCCTGTTGGAAAGCTTTTGTATGATGAATATGAAATGGTTGTTAACGATGGCAAAATCGGCAAAATTAGCCTTCATGTTTATGAAACTTTGACTAATTTGCAATTTGGTAAGATTAAAGATGATTTCAATTGGAGAGTTGAAATTTAA
- the rpsR gene encoding 30S ribosomal protein S18, with protein MQRRFRPRKKIDPFQKDKTKVIDYKDVNMLKNYISERGKILPRRVTGLNAKHQRQITDAIKKARQVALLPYSAE; from the coding sequence ATGCAAAGAAGATTTAGACCTAGAAAAAAGATAGATCCATTCCAAAAGGATAAAACAAAAGTTATTGATTACAAAGATGTAAACATGCTTAAAAATTATATCAGTGAAAGAGGTAAGATTTTACCAAGAAGAGTAACTGGATTAAACGCTAAACATCAAAGACAAATAACTGATGCTATCAAAAAAGCTAGACAAGTTGCACTATTACCATACAGTGCTGAATAA